One segment of Chthoniobacterales bacterium DNA contains the following:
- a CDS encoding MASE1 domain-containing protein: MEINRETVVATGKAPSVAPAPAELSRVITAAALVFAGYYFGAKIGFALTFQPHPISVLWPPNSILLAALLLTPRRTWWILLLAALPAHWLVQVQSNVPPRMILCWFLSNCVEALIGAASVRAFLPRPIRFDRMGNVAIFCFFGVLVSPFLSSFLDAAFVKLNQWGDSGYWELWRIRFTSNVLAALTIAPLIISAGTLDFSRWKKISPARWIEGAALLLTLFAICLILFNKLTAGADPAFLYLPMPCLLWAAVRFKARGATAAIAVVTFLAIWGGAHGRGPFSDNSAEENALSVQLFLIFMSLPLLFLAALIEERDSGVKALREREERISLAAESANVALWTIDFDRGESWISENGRALYVLGPGEPLSRELFLSRVHPEDRIKVSETMERARNSTLSYEAEYRLLLPDGETRWHIARGRYLRNERGQISELIGIAFDVTAQTRADLDLRLQREEMARLSRVALMGELTASLAHELNQPLTAIASNAAAGKRFIARGSSEIDVPMFEELLGDVFADARRAGQIIHSIHRLVRKGEEHRRPVDLNEVILEVLRLLHSDLLGRSTTVKTDLAPGLAPVSADPVLLHQVLLNLIVNSLEAMQHTSVPQRRILIATAADDGFVQVSVRDHGIGLPKEDPDKIFSHFFSTKPDGMGMGLTIVRSIVEGHGGELRAENVEGGARFCFRLPMTPEITKMQSPQ, translated from the coding sequence ATGGAAATCAATCGCGAGACCGTGGTCGCCACCGGCAAAGCGCCTTCTGTGGCGCCAGCCCCGGCGGAATTGAGCCGGGTGATCACGGCCGCGGCCCTCGTTTTTGCCGGCTATTATTTTGGCGCGAAAATTGGTTTTGCGCTCACCTTCCAGCCGCACCCGATCTCGGTCCTTTGGCCGCCTAATTCAATCCTGCTGGCGGCACTGTTGCTGACGCCGCGCCGGACGTGGTGGATCCTCCTGCTGGCGGCGTTGCCCGCTCACTGGCTCGTCCAAGTGCAAAGCAACGTTCCCCCGCGCATGATTCTGTGCTGGTTTCTCAGCAATTGTGTAGAAGCGTTGATCGGGGCTGCTTCGGTCCGCGCCTTCCTGCCTCGGCCCATCCGGTTCGATCGGATGGGAAACGTCGCGATTTTCTGCTTCTTCGGCGTCCTCGTCAGCCCATTCCTTTCCTCGTTCCTCGATGCTGCGTTTGTAAAACTGAATCAGTGGGGGGACAGCGGTTACTGGGAACTTTGGCGCATTCGATTTACTTCCAATGTCCTGGCGGCCCTTACCATTGCGCCTCTGATTATCAGCGCGGGGACGCTGGACTTTAGCCGCTGGAAAAAGATTTCGCCCGCACGATGGATCGAGGGCGCAGCGCTCTTGCTCACGCTCTTCGCCATCTGTCTCATTCTATTCAATAAACTAACTGCGGGTGCGGACCCGGCCTTTCTTTACCTGCCGATGCCCTGTCTGCTTTGGGCGGCGGTCCGTTTCAAAGCCAGAGGCGCAACCGCCGCGATCGCGGTAGTTACTTTCCTGGCGATCTGGGGTGGGGCCCACGGGCGGGGACCGTTTTCCGACAACTCGGCCGAAGAAAATGCTCTCTCGGTCCAGCTTTTTCTCATTTTCATGTCGCTCCCTCTGTTGTTTCTCGCGGCGCTGATTGAAGAACGGGACAGCGGGGTCAAAGCGTTGCGCGAACGCGAAGAGCGAATCAGTCTCGCCGCCGAATCCGCCAACGTTGCCCTCTGGACCATAGACTTTGATCGAGGAGAATCATGGATCAGTGAAAACGGCCGTGCTCTCTACGTTCTGGGACCCGGGGAACCACTCTCGCGCGAGCTCTTCCTCTCCCGGGTCCATCCCGAGGATCGGATCAAGGTTAGTGAAACCATGGAGCGAGCGCGAAACTCAACTTTGTCCTACGAAGCGGAATATCGGCTGCTCCTGCCTGATGGTGAAACGCGCTGGCACATCGCGCGGGGGCGCTATCTGAGAAACGAGCGCGGGCAAATCAGCGAACTCATTGGGATCGCTTTCGACGTGACCGCGCAAACAAGAGCGGACCTGGACCTGCGGCTTCAGCGCGAAGAGATGGCGCGCCTCAGCCGGGTGGCTTTGATGGGAGAACTGACCGCGTCACTTGCCCACGAGCTGAACCAACCGCTCACCGCCATCGCCAGCAACGCCGCTGCAGGGAAGCGGTTCATTGCGCGTGGGTCGTCCGAGATCGATGTGCCGATGTTCGAGGAATTGCTGGGCGACGTTTTTGCGGATGCGCGGCGGGCGGGCCAGATCATTCACAGCATTCATCGCCTGGTGCGGAAAGGGGAGGAGCACCGGCGACCGGTAGATCTCAACGAGGTTATTCTTGAGGTGCTGCGGCTATTGCATTCCGACCTGCTCGGCCGCTCCACCACGGTGAAGACCGATCTGGCGCCCGGCCTCGCGCCGGTTTCGGCCGATCCGGTTCTCCTTCACCAGGTCTTGCTGAATCTGATTGTCAATTCCCTCGAGGCGATGCAGCACACGTCTGTTCCGCAACGCCGGATCCTGATCGCCACCGCCGCGGACGATGGATTTGTCCAGGTCAGTGTCCGCGATCACGGAATCGGTCTTCCGAAGGAAGATCCGGACAAGATCTTCTCCCATTTCTTTTCCACCAAACCCGATGGAATGGGAATGGGGTTAACCATTGTCCGCTCGATCGTGGAAGGGCACGGCGGCGAACTGAGGGCCGAAAACGTAGAAGGGGGCGCCCGGTTTTGCTTTCGCTTGCCTATGACCCCAGAAATTACTAAAATGCAATCCCCCCAATGA
- a CDS encoding response regulator, giving the protein MSAAPELVCVVDDDQSVRRGLRRLFKSAGYATEMFASAEDYLARETFSGPICLVLDVRMPGLNGLDLQQALESHGAWEQIVFITGHAHVPTCRQAMKNGAVDFLLKPFDDVELIEAVARAFFRAKEALRQRAERRAARDMIDKLTPREFEVLRFVIVGLLNKQIADELNTAEKTIKVHRGRVMQKLGLTSVPDLVRFSQTAGVLPAAVGIGPKSNTQPKRND; this is encoded by the coding sequence ATGAGCGCGGCCCCGGAGCTTGTCTGCGTAGTGGACGACGACCAATCGGTTCGTCGCGGTTTACGGCGCTTGTTCAAGTCCGCCGGTTACGCCACGGAAATGTTCGCTTCGGCCGAAGATTACCTGGCACGGGAAACATTTTCCGGCCCGATCTGCCTGGTGCTCGACGTCCGGATGCCGGGCCTGAACGGCCTGGATTTGCAGCAGGCGCTCGAATCCCACGGGGCCTGGGAGCAGATCGTTTTCATTACCGGGCACGCCCATGTGCCGACCTGCCGGCAGGCCATGAAAAATGGCGCAGTCGATTTTCTCCTGAAGCCGTTTGACGACGTGGAACTCATCGAAGCGGTCGCGCGAGCGTTTTTCCGGGCGAAGGAGGCTCTGCGCCAGCGCGCTGAGCGGCGGGCGGCGCGCGACATGATTGACAAACTGACGCCGCGCGAATTTGAAGTGCTGCGCTTCGTCATCGTGGGCCTCTTGAACAAACAGATCGCCGACGAGCTCAACACCGCCGAGAAAACCATCAAGGTTCATCGCGGCCGGGTGATGCAGAAGCTTGGACTCACCTCGGTTCCCGATCTGGTCCGGTTTTCCCAGACCGCCGGGGTTTTGCCCGCCGCCGTCGGCATAGGACCAAAGTCCAATACCCAGCCGAAGCGAAACGATTAA
- a CDS encoding response regulator — MMSGETAAAEIVFLVDDDVAILNAVGRLLVSDGLAVRSFRKPSEFLAHVEANPVALVILDIWMEGMTGLEVQSKLSRISPGTRVIVMTGRKDPGAQKTAMDFGAFAFFIKPFDDEEFLSAVHRALATRTEPEHGKQDTTGGGDAAIS; from the coding sequence ATGATGTCCGGAGAAACGGCTGCGGCGGAGATTGTCTTCCTGGTCGATGACGATGTCGCCATTCTCAACGCGGTCGGGCGCTTGCTGGTCTCTGATGGATTGGCCGTGCGTTCTTTCCGGAAGCCGAGCGAATTTCTGGCCCATGTGGAAGCAAATCCTGTCGCCCTCGTGATCCTTGATATCTGGATGGAGGGGATGACGGGCTTGGAAGTACAGTCGAAACTTTCCCGCATTTCGCCGGGCACCCGGGTGATCGTGATGACTGGGCGCAAGGACCCCGGCGCGCAAAAGACCGCCATGGATTTCGGCGCGTTCGCTTTTTTTATCAAGCCTTTCGACGACGAAGAATTCCTCTCCGCTGTCCACCGCGCCCTGGCGACGCGAACCGAACCTGAACACGGGAAACAAGACACAACGGGGGGTGGAGATGCAGCCATCTCGTGA
- a CDS encoding GAF domain-containing protein, producing the protein MQPSREEQLSLLQTITLEVAAASDLSSALEVVLRRVCEKTGWILGQAWVPNQERTHLDCGAVWFCGEANLTRFRAASENSHFLPGAGLPGRVWQSKQPAWIEDVTLDGNFPRNTPAAKVGLKAAVGIPILSGEEVIAVIEFFVREARTEDKRLVTVISAIAAQLDLVMERKRAEEKLSGTNEILRSILSSMGDGVIVADRNGNFLVFNPEAARMFGRGAAQIAANEWSREYGLYLPDRITPFPPEQLPLARSIRGEEVNNVEIFVRHAKLPNGLWIRVNGRPLRGSDGELAGGVIVCRDITDIKKEEFFLFDQSRVLEMIAANATLPEVLTSLVLLMEAQADGLRCSILLLGRDGKHVHHGAAPSLPEAYVKGVDGAPIGPRNGSCGTAMYLRKPVVVKDVLTDPLWADYRNLAEICGLRACWSTPILSPQGEVLGSFAMYREEKRGPDPEELRLTQIATHIAGIAIERQRAQETLREREARINLAAESADLAFWVIYPEQRTAWMSDKGRAIYGFDSKQPLNRDLICARVHPDERAAVHAAFDRACSTLGVFESEHRLLLPYGRTRWVIVRGRCLADEQGNLLELLGVTIDISAQKQADLQLQIQREEMSHLNRVALMGEMTASVAHELNQPLTAIANNASAARRFLERGNFDRDLFQELLQDVSADSQRAAEVIRGIRTLVRKDTNLTRSVLNLNAIIADTLRLVSSDIVLRESVVTTEMDHQLPQVEAAPVQIQQVLLNLIMNALDAVEALPPTERRIIVTTRSLNGEAAQVSVRDFGAGLPKDRPEKVFDHFFSTKQTGMGMGLTIVRSIVETHGGKITAENAPDRGACFSFHLPATRGDSRSQAA; encoded by the coding sequence ATGCAGCCATCTCGTGAAGAGCAGCTCAGCCTCCTCCAGACGATCACGCTCGAAGTTGCGGCGGCCAGCGATCTCTCTTCCGCCCTGGAAGTCGTGCTTCGCCGGGTTTGCGAGAAAACGGGCTGGATCCTCGGGCAGGCCTGGGTGCCGAATCAGGAGAGGACCCATTTGGACTGCGGGGCGGTCTGGTTTTGCGGCGAAGCTAATCTGACGCGATTTCGAGCGGCTTCCGAAAATTCCCATTTCCTCCCGGGCGCTGGTCTGCCCGGGCGCGTCTGGCAATCGAAACAGCCCGCATGGATAGAAGACGTTACCCTGGACGGGAATTTTCCCCGGAACACGCCGGCAGCGAAAGTGGGACTGAAGGCCGCTGTCGGCATTCCCATTCTCTCGGGTGAAGAGGTCATCGCCGTCATCGAGTTCTTCGTGCGCGAGGCCCGGACCGAAGACAAACGGCTGGTCACCGTCATTTCCGCGATCGCGGCCCAATTGGACCTGGTCATGGAGCGGAAACGGGCGGAAGAGAAACTCTCGGGTACGAACGAAATTCTTCGCTCCATTCTCTCCAGCATGGGTGACGGCGTCATCGTCGCGGACCGCAACGGGAATTTCCTCGTTTTCAATCCGGAGGCCGCACGAATGTTTGGGCGGGGCGCCGCCCAGATTGCCGCGAACGAATGGTCGCGTGAGTACGGCCTCTACCTGCCGGACAGGATCACGCCTTTTCCGCCGGAACAATTGCCTCTCGCCCGATCGATCCGGGGCGAAGAAGTAAACAATGTCGAGATTTTCGTCCGGCACGCGAAATTGCCCAACGGACTGTGGATACGGGTCAACGGCCGTCCGCTTCGGGGTTCCGATGGTGAGCTGGCGGGCGGGGTGATAGTTTGCCGCGACATCACGGACATCAAAAAGGAAGAGTTCTTCCTCTTCGATCAGAGCCGTGTGTTGGAAATGATTGCGGCCAACGCCACCCTTCCGGAAGTTCTCACCAGCCTGGTTCTGCTCATGGAAGCGCAAGCCGACGGATTGCGCTGTTCTATTCTGCTCCTGGGCCGCGATGGGAAACATGTCCATCACGGCGCGGCGCCGAGTCTGCCGGAGGCGTATGTGAAAGGCGTCGATGGCGCGCCGATCGGCCCGCGCAACGGCTCCTGCGGAACGGCCATGTACCTGCGTAAGCCGGTTGTCGTCAAAGATGTCCTGACCGATCCGCTCTGGGCCGATTATCGGAACCTGGCTGAGATTTGCGGGCTACGCGCCTGCTGGTCGACCCCCATTCTTTCCCCTCAGGGGGAGGTCCTGGGCTCGTTTGCGATGTATCGCGAAGAGAAGCGCGGCCCAGATCCGGAGGAGCTGCGCCTGACCCAAATTGCGACTCACATCGCGGGCATCGCCATTGAGCGACAGCGGGCCCAGGAAACATTGCGAGAGCGCGAGGCGCGCATCAATCTCGCCGCGGAATCGGCGGACCTGGCCTTTTGGGTCATCTATCCGGAACAGCGCACCGCCTGGATGAGCGACAAAGGGCGCGCCATTTACGGATTTGATTCCAAACAACCGTTGAACCGCGATTTGATTTGCGCGCGCGTGCATCCCGACGAACGCGCCGCGGTGCATGCGGCTTTCGATCGCGCCTGTTCCACCCTCGGAGTTTTCGAGTCGGAGCACCGTCTTCTTCTGCCCTATGGCAGAACGCGCTGGGTCATCGTGCGCGGGCGCTGTTTGGCGGACGAACAGGGGAATCTCCTGGAACTCCTCGGGGTAACGATCGATATCAGCGCGCAAAAGCAGGCCGATCTTCAGTTGCAAATCCAGCGCGAAGAGATGTCGCATTTAAACCGGGTGGCGTTGATGGGGGAAATGACCGCTTCGGTCGCGCACGAATTGAACCAGCCGCTCACCGCCATAGCCAATAACGCCTCGGCCGCGCGGCGCTTTCTCGAGCGCGGGAACTTCGATCGCGATTTGTTTCAGGAATTGCTCCAGGACGTTTCGGCCGACAGCCAGCGCGCTGCGGAAGTGATTCGCGGGATTCGAACGCTCGTGCGGAAAGACACGAATCTCACCCGGAGCGTGCTCAACCTCAACGCCATCATCGCGGATACTCTCCGACTGGTCAGTTCGGATATCGTATTGCGAGAAAGCGTGGTCACGACCGAGATGGACCATCAGTTGCCGCAGGTGGAAGCGGCGCCAGTCCAGATTCAACAGGTGCTGCTCAACCTGATCATGAACGCGCTCGATGCCGTCGAAGCGCTCCCGCCTACGGAACGGCGCATCATTGTCACCACTCGCTCGCTCAACGGCGAAGCCGCGCAAGTGAGTGTGCGCGATTTCGGCGCCGGTTTGCCAAAGGATCGCCCGGAAAAAGTCTTCGACCATTTCTTTTCCACCAAGCAAACCGGCATGGGGATGGGATTGACCATTGTCCGTTCCATTGTCGAAACCCATGGCGGCAAAATTACTGCGGAAAATGCACCGGATCGCGGGGCTTGTTTCTCCTTCCATCTGCCGGCCACGCGTGGCGATTCAAGAAGCCAGGCCGCATGA
- a CDS encoding response regulator — protein MNPPAEVCLVDDDPSVLRSMKFLLASDGIAVRAFNKPAEFLAYSAVHSVSLVVTDIWMEGVTGLEILARMCALTPRPRVIVVTARDDLAARATAMAIGPVAFFIKPFDDEQFLAAVQHALAEAAE, from the coding sequence ATGAACCCCCCGGCCGAAGTTTGCCTGGTCGATGACGATCCCTCCGTCCTTCGCTCGATGAAATTTTTGCTTGCCTCGGACGGAATCGCGGTGCGCGCCTTCAACAAACCTGCCGAGTTCCTGGCCTACAGCGCCGTCCACTCTGTCTCCCTGGTGGTGACAGATATTTGGATGGAAGGGGTGACCGGTCTGGAAATTCTCGCCCGGATGTGCGCGCTCACGCCACGCCCGCGCGTGATTGTGGTCACGGCCCGCGACGACCTCGCCGCTCGCGCCACGGCCATGGCGATCGGCCCAGTCGCTTTTTTCATCAAGCCCTTCGACGACGAGCAATTCCTGGCCGCCGTCCAGCACGCCCTTGCGGAAGCAGCGGAATGA
- a CDS encoding ATP-binding protein, translating to MKGHPGMNEDDPRLIRRLMRLGSLTGVAGCIFAALLTLPAAAAEGEQAKRVLVVHSFGSAAPPFSVHAVAFETELVQKLGQRVDLDEVSLDMARYSDPEMQEAIVEYLEQRQRKWKPDLVVPIGSPAGIFVAQYRERLFPETPILYTSLDRRLLPAGALDKNAAYIGQVFDIPGLLEDMLTVAPRTKNIAVVIGATPLEQRWKEMFKKTTAPWSERINFIYLDDLPFDQMVEKAKSLPPDSFIFLLLLLRDAAGVTHNADEALQRLHAVANAPINSIFEHQLGLGILGGRLYQGDRIGREAAAMAIRILDGEPASSLEPVLVERLAPRYDWRELQRWRIDEKKLPQGSAVLFRSPTAWQQYRGWIVLGASICIAQAVLISALLANLFRRRRAERSLSESEARFRNMADTAPVLMWMAGPDKLCTFFNKVWLDFTGRPMEQELGNGWADGVHPEDLSTCLATYETAFDRREPFIMQYRLRRHDGEYRWLTDEGVPRSDAQGNFLGYIGACADITERRQAELDLHVQSTELARVGRMALMGELAASLAHEVNNPLGAMVANASAGQRMLARNTLGPEELRELLADIVADGHRAREVIEGIRNMVRKSETSYSPIRPNEIIRDLVRIVRADALARQINLVTRIAENSGQVMGNRVQLLQVLLNLTLNAFDALSVIRPEARRVVIQVEPLGDDHICVSVQDSGPGFPPGIVDKLFEPFFSTKTEGTGMGLAIARSIIEAHDGTLSGKTLATGGALFTICLPRATEGETNRIISAASAGLVKYDS from the coding sequence GTGAAGGGGCACCCCGGGATGAATGAAGACGATCCACGCTTGATCCGCCGGCTGATGCGACTCGGTTCTCTAACCGGGGTGGCCGGGTGTATTTTTGCGGCGCTGCTCACGCTGCCTGCCGCGGCGGCGGAAGGCGAGCAGGCCAAGCGCGTGCTGGTTGTTCATTCGTTTGGCAGCGCCGCGCCGCCGTTCAGCGTTCACGCCGTCGCTTTCGAGACCGAGCTGGTCCAGAAGTTGGGCCAGCGCGTTGATCTCGATGAGGTTTCCCTGGACATGGCACGGTATTCCGATCCTGAAATGCAGGAAGCGATTGTCGAATACCTCGAACAGCGGCAGCGCAAGTGGAAGCCCGATCTCGTGGTGCCAATCGGGTCGCCCGCGGGGATCTTCGTGGCCCAGTATCGGGAACGGCTTTTTCCAGAAACACCGATCCTTTACACGTCGCTGGACCGCCGGTTGCTGCCTGCCGGAGCACTCGATAAGAACGCCGCCTACATCGGGCAGGTTTTCGATATCCCGGGTTTGCTCGAGGACATGCTCACTGTCGCGCCCCGGACAAAAAACATTGCAGTGGTAATCGGAGCTACCCCGCTCGAGCAACGTTGGAAGGAGATGTTCAAGAAGACGACCGCGCCGTGGTCCGAGCGCATTAACTTCATCTACTTAGACGACCTGCCGTTCGATCAAATGGTGGAAAAGGCAAAAAGCCTGCCGCCTGATTCCTTTATCTTTCTCCTTCTCCTGCTTCGCGACGCCGCGGGGGTGACGCATAATGCCGACGAGGCCTTGCAACGCTTGCATGCGGTGGCGAATGCCCCGATTAACAGCATTTTCGAGCACCAACTGGGGCTCGGCATCCTGGGCGGCCGCCTCTATCAAGGCGACCGCATCGGAAGAGAGGCTGCGGCCATGGCAATCCGCATCCTCGATGGAGAGCCCGCGTCGAGCCTTGAGCCTGTCCTGGTCGAGCGCCTGGCGCCCCGGTACGACTGGCGCGAGTTACAGCGCTGGCGAATCGATGAGAAAAAACTCCCGCAGGGAAGCGCAGTCCTGTTTCGCTCTCCTACGGCCTGGCAACAGTACCGCGGATGGATTGTCCTCGGCGCTTCGATCTGTATTGCGCAGGCGGTGCTGATCTCCGCTTTGCTCGCAAATCTCTTCCGGCGGCGGCGCGCGGAACGTTCGCTCAGTGAAAGCGAGGCGCGTTTCCGCAATATGGCGGATACCGCTCCGGTGCTCATGTGGATGGCCGGTCCAGATAAGCTTTGCACGTTTTTCAACAAGGTGTGGCTGGACTTCACCGGTCGGCCGATGGAGCAAGAGCTGGGTAATGGCTGGGCGGACGGTGTGCACCCGGAGGATTTGAGTACCTGCCTGGCGACCTATGAAACAGCCTTCGATAGGCGGGAGCCCTTTATCATGCAATACCGGCTCCGGCGTCACGATGGGGAATACCGCTGGCTCACGGATGAGGGAGTCCCGCGTTCTGACGCGCAGGGAAACTTCCTCGGTTACATCGGCGCTTGCGCCGATATCACGGAGCGTCGGCAGGCGGAACTGGATCTTCATGTGCAAAGCACGGAACTGGCGCGAGTGGGCCGGATGGCCCTGATGGGGGAGCTGGCGGCCTCTCTCGCCCATGAAGTGAACAACCCGCTCGGAGCCATGGTCGCGAACGCCAGTGCCGGGCAGCGGATGCTCGCGCGGAACACCCTCGGCCCGGAAGAATTGCGGGAATTGCTGGCGGACATCGTGGCGGACGGTCATCGCGCTCGCGAGGTCATCGAGGGTATCCGGAACATGGTGCGCAAGAGCGAGACCTCGTATTCGCCGATCCGGCCTAACGAGATCATCCGGGATCTCGTCCGGATCGTCCGGGCCGACGCGCTGGCCCGGCAGATAAACCTGGTCACGAGGATTGCGGAAAACAGCGGCCAGGTGATGGGCAATCGCGTTCAGCTCTTGCAGGTGTTGCTTAACCTGACCTTGAACGCGTTCGACGCCCTGAGCGTTATCCGCCCCGAGGCCCGGCGCGTTGTCATCCAGGTGGAACCGCTGGGCGACGATCATATTTGCGTGAGCGTCCAGGACTCGGGACCGGGCTTTCCACCGGGGATCGTCGATAAATTGTTCGAGCCTTTCTTTTCGACAAAAACGGAAGGGACCGGCATGGGCCTGGCGATTGCGCGCAGCATTATCGAAGCCCATGATGGAACGCTTTCCGGGAAGACCCTGGCTACGGGCGGCGCGCTCTTCACGATTTGCCTGCCGAGGGCCACCGAAGGCGAAACGAACAGAATAATCTCCGCGGCATCCGCAGGACTGGTCAAATACGATTCGTAA
- a CDS encoding response regulator, with translation MRALAHRPEPLARASSNGSSANGSSCICLLDDDLSMLRALERLLKCEGLKAKKFTDPTVFLGSINETRCPVAILDVWMPDMNGLEVQEELRKASPQTRIIFMSGRDDPAVRQTALEAGAFGFLAKPFDDETLVQMVHEALAA, from the coding sequence ATGAGGGCTTTAGCTCATCGTCCTGAACCTCTGGCCAGGGCATCCTCAAACGGTTCGTCCGCAAACGGCTCGTCTTGCATTTGCCTCCTCGACGACGACCTCTCGATGCTGAGAGCGCTGGAACGCCTGCTGAAGTGCGAGGGCCTCAAGGCGAAAAAATTTACCGATCCGACTGTCTTTCTTGGGTCCATCAATGAGACTCGGTGCCCGGTCGCCATTCTCGACGTCTGGATGCCGGACATGAATGGATTGGAAGTGCAGGAGGAGCTGCGCAAAGCGTCGCCACAGACCCGCATCATTTTCATGAGTGGCCGGGACGATCCGGCGGTACGTCAAACCGCCCTGGAGGCAGGCGCATTTGGTTTCCTCGCAAAACCGTTCGACGACGAAACTCTGGTCCAAATGGTTCACGAAGCGCTGGCGGCCTGA
- a CDS encoding DUF3302 domain-containing protein → MKTPRSRLLILLGMALLPNSAQASLFHGETLDSIANGIAWVVIIIAPLIGIVIFWLVHILPEKIAHKKLHPQTRAIQCLCLLSLVFGGLLWPIAWLWAYSKPVLHKLAYGTDVDESLAHHDGDGAQHVVEGEHHKGGHA, encoded by the coding sequence ATGAAGACACCACGATCGCGCCTGCTCATTCTTCTGGGGATGGCGTTGCTGCCGAACTCGGCGCAGGCCTCTCTTTTCCACGGCGAAACGCTCGACTCCATCGCGAATGGCATCGCGTGGGTTGTCATTATCATCGCGCCGCTCATCGGCATCGTGATCTTCTGGCTAGTCCACATCCTGCCGGAAAAAATCGCCCATAAAAAGCTGCATCCCCAGACGCGCGCGATTCAATGCCTCTGTCTGCTCTCTCTTGTCTTTGGCGGTCTTCTCTGGCCCATCGCCTGGCTCTGGGCCTACAGCAAACCTGTCCTCCACAAGCTGGCTTACGGTACCGATGTCGATGAATCGCTCGCTCACCACGACGGGGACGGAGCTCAGCACGTGGTCGAAGGTGAACATCACAAAGGAGGGCACGCCTAA
- a CDS encoding biotin/lipoyl-binding protein has translation MEIILLIIYSVIVWFIFIKKKWLPWNITSQVIVVTIPIFALTVIILIMNIVAPSSHDVRAMNYTIPVVPRVSGQVTEVPIEPNRPIKKGDVLFKIDPVPYEAAEKAAAATLQGAKDSLNNATNKKASLTPRIELAKKRVEQFTQLATTGAGKRADLEQAQSDLGNLESEFLAADATESQAKAQISKSEADLINAKYDLEGCVHLAPANGRVTNLALRPGVRATTVASNAVMSFIQEDDPWILAFYHQNELRYVEPGNEAEIFVKTYPDRIIKCKVDSIMWATAQGQMPISGWVGTTAALGLADDRIAVRLLVEPKDREIFLAAGAVGAGAIYTEHGKLLHIIRKVFVRVSTKMDWFVFKLH, from the coding sequence ATGGAAATCATCCTCCTGATCATCTATTCGGTGATCGTCTGGTTCATCTTCATCAAGAAGAAGTGGCTCCCCTGGAACATCACCAGCCAGGTCATCGTCGTCACGATTCCGATCTTCGCGCTGACCGTCATCATCCTCATCATGAACATCGTGGCGCCCTCGTCGCACGATGTCCGGGCGATGAATTACACCATCCCCGTCGTTCCGCGCGTAAGCGGGCAGGTGACCGAGGTTCCGATTGAACCAAACCGGCCGATCAAGAAAGGCGATGTCCTTTTTAAAATCGACCCGGTGCCTTACGAAGCGGCTGAGAAAGCAGCCGCGGCTACCTTGCAGGGCGCGAAGGATTCACTCAACAACGCCACGAACAAGAAGGCCTCCTTAACTCCGCGGATTGAGCTTGCGAAAAAGCGCGTCGAGCAATTCACCCAGCTCGCTACCACCGGCGCCGGGAAACGAGCCGACCTTGAGCAGGCCCAAAGCGATCTCGGAAATCTCGAAAGCGAATTCCTCGCCGCCGACGCCACGGAATCGCAGGCCAAAGCGCAGATTAGCAAGTCGGAAGCAGACCTGATCAATGCGAAATACGATCTCGAAGGTTGCGTCCATCTCGCGCCGGCCAACGGTCGCGTAACGAATCTCGCGCTCCGGCCCGGCGTCCGCGCGACGACGGTCGCGTCTAATGCGGTGATGAGCTTCATCCAGGAGGATGATCCCTGGATTCTTGCTTTTTATCACCAGAACGAGCTGCGGTATGTCGAACCGGGCAACGAGGCGGAGATCTTCGTCAAGACCTACCCGGACCGGATCATCAAGTGCAAGGTGGACTCCATCATGTGGGCCACGGCGCAGGGCCAAATGCCCATCAGCGGTTGGGTGGGAACCACCGCGGCACTTGGCCTGGCCGACGACCGCATCGCGGTCCGGCTTCTGGTCGAACCGAAAGACAGAGAGATCTTCCTCGCCGCCGGCGCGGTGGGAGCCGGAGCGATCTACACCGAACATGGCAAGCTTCTCCACATCATCCGCAAAGTCTTCGTGCGCGTCTCGACGAAGATGGACTGGTTCGTCTTTAAGCTTCACTAA